A single genomic interval of Gloeocapsa sp. PCC 73106 harbors:
- a CDS encoding DUF433 domain-containing protein, whose amino-acid sequence MNSVSVEHIEITPGICGGKPRIAGHRIKVQDVVIWHEHLGMSADEIIYHYPSITLADVYAALAYYYDHLEEIRQQIQETREFAKELETFNPSILQQKLKQKNVNLD is encoded by the coding sequence ATGAACTCAGTATCTGTTGAACATATAGAAATTACCCCAGGTATATGTGGAGGAAAACCACGCATAGCAGGACATCGCATCAAAGTTCAAGATGTAGTCATTTGGCATGAGCATCTGGGAATGTCTGCGGATGAGATTATTTATCACTATCCTAGCATTACTTTAGCTGATGTTTATGCTGCTTTGGCTTATTATTACGACCATTTAGAAGAAATCAGACAACAAATACAAGAAACTAGAGAATTTGCCAAAGAGTTAGAGACTTTTAATCCCTCTATTCTTCAACAAAAATTAAAACAAAAAAATGTCAACTTGGATTAA